The Streptomyces sp. NBC_00335 DNA window CGCGCGAACCTTGTGCTGACGAGCCGTCACAACCCACTGACCTCGGATGACGTGAAGGAGAAGGGTGGACTCCGGTTTCAGGCGTCGCCGGGGCGGGCATAGGTACGGCCCTTCCATGCGGCCCCGCGCCCGCGGTAGTGCTGCACGGCCGAGTCGACGGTCATCAGGAGGTACAGCAGCGTGGTGAGCGGGAGGAGCGGCGCGAGCACCACCGGCTGGTGGTAGTAGCGCAGCATCGGCAGGTAGGTGCCGGCCATCAGGAGCCAGGCCAGGCCGCCGGCCCAGGCGACGTCGGGCCGCCCGCCGGCGAGGCCGGCGAGGAGCGCGGCCGGCGGCACGAGGTAGACCAGGACCAGCCCGGCCACCGTTCCGGCCAGCAGCGCGGGCCGGTGGCGCAGTTGTGCGTAGGCGCTGCGCGAGACCATCCGCCACAGGTCCGCGAGGGAGGCGTACGGGCGCACGCTGTCCACCCGCTCCGCGAGCCCGAGCCAGATCCGGCCGCCGGCGCGCTGGACCGCGCGGGCGAGCGAGACGTCGTCGATGACGGCCTGCCGGATCGACTCGGGGATCCCCGCCCGCACGGCCGCCTCGGTGCGCAGCAGGACGCACCCGCCGGCGGCGGCCGCGGTGCGGGTGGCGGGGCGGTTGATCCAGCGGAAGGGGTAGAGCTGGGCGAAGAAGTACACGAAGGCCGGGACGATCAGCCGCTCCCAGACGCTGACGGCGCGCAGCCGGGCCATCTGGGAGACCAGGTCGAGATCGGCCGTCGTCGCGGCGGCGACCAGCTCGCGCAGGCTGTCGGATGCGTGGGCGATGTCGGCGTCGGTGAGGAGCAGGTACTCGGGGGCGGGGCCCTGGGCGGAGCCCTGGGGGGACTCCGGTCCGAAGTCCGGGCCGGGGTCGGGGCTCGGGTGGGCGCCGGAGCGGGCGCCGGAGCGTGCGTGCGCGATGCCGTGCCGGAGCGCCCAGAGCTTGCCGGTCCAGCCGGCGCCCGGCTCGCCGGGGGAGAGGACCGTGAGGGGCAGCCCGCACTGTGCGTCCGCGAGCCGCCGGGCGAGGGCGGCCGTTCCGTCCGTACTCCCGTCGTCGACCAGGATGACCTCGGCCTCGCCGGGATAGTCCTGCGCGAGCAGCGAGGGCAGGCTGTGCGGCAGCACCTCGGCCTCGTCCCTGGCCGGGACCACGATCGCTACGGACGGCCAGCGCGCGGGGTCGTGCCGGGGCGGGAGGCGCGTATCGGTCCGCCAGAACATGCCTTGACCGAGGGTGAGCCAGAGCCAGACGGCGAGCGAGGCGCACGCGGCGACGAGGAGATAACCCATCCCGGCAGTCTGCCGGGAGCGGCCCGCGGGGGGTGTCGGGACACCGGGGTTCGACGGGGCGGGTTGGGGCGGGGTTCGGGTGGGGTTCGGGTGGGCCGGGACGGCCAGCCGGGCCGTGGCGGGGCGGTGGCCGCTCCACGGTTGGCCGCGGAGTGGTGGCGTGGCGGGAGTGGCGGTCCTGTCGACCCGGGCGGGGGCGGGGGGATCCATTAAGGTGACCAAGTGAAGATCGCCCTGATGGACTCCGGAATCGGCCTCCTCGCGGCGGCCGCCGCGATGCGCCGGCTGCGGCCGGACGCCGAGCTGGTGCTGTCCTGCGACCCCGACGGGATGCCCTGGGGTCCGCGGACCCCGCAGGACCTCACCGGGCGGGCCCTCACCGTCGCGCGGGCCGCCGCCGCGCACCGGCCGGACGCGCTGATCGTCGCCTGCAACACCGCTTCCGTTCACGCGCTGCCCGCGCTGCGCGCCGCGCTGGAGCCCGCGATCCCCGTCATCGGAACCGTGCCGGCGATCAAGCCCGCCGCGGCCGCCGGAGGGCGCGTGGCCATCTGGGCCACCCCCGCCACCACCGGCAGCCCCTACCAGCGGGGCCTGATCCGTGACTTCGCCGACGGGGCGCACGTCACCGAGGTGCCCTGCCCGGGACTGGCCGACGCCGCCGACGCCGCCGACGAGGCAGCCGTCGTACGGGCCGTCGCCGCGGCCGCCGCACTGACCCCGGCCGATGTCACCGACGTGGTGCTCGGCTGCACGCACTACGAGCTGGTCGAGGATCTGATCCGGGCCGCGCTCGACCGGCGCACCGGCGGCGCAACGTACGCCTTCCACGGCTCCGCCGAGGCCGTCGCCGTCCAGGCCCTGCGCCGGCTCGGCGCCCGCCCCGAGCCGGGCCTGCCGTACACCGGCGGCCTGACCGTCCTGCTCAGCGGCCGCCCCGGCACACTGCCCGAGGCCGCCCTCGGCTACGCCGAAGGCCGCCTGCTGGCCGGGCGGAGCGCAGCCGTCGGGGGATCCCTCCAGGGGTGACCCCCGGGGAGGCGGACCCGTCAGCAGCCGGGCTGCCGCTGCTGCCCCGGAGCCGCCACCGCGTCGGCCCCGGCCTCCGCGAGGCGCCGGGCCAGTTCCCGTAGCCCGGCGGCGTCCAGGACCCGGCCCCCGAAGCCCGGCAGCGGTACGTGCAGCCGGGCCGTCCAGGACTCCGGGACCGCCGCCGCGCCGTACCGCGCCCCGGCCAGGGTGGCGGTGACCGCCGCCACCGTGTCGGTGTCGCCGCCCAGGTCCACGGCGGCCCGTACGGCGTCCGCGAAGCCCCTCGTGGTGCGCAGCGCCCACACCGCCGAGCCCAGGCAGGGCCACACCGCCCCGTTGGCCTCGGTGGCCAGCTCCGGATGCCAGTCAGGGGCGAGGATCCGCCCGTACCGCTCGCGGTGGTCCGGATGCACCTGCGCCAGCGTCGCGGGGAGCGCGGAGAGGGGGTCGTCGCCGTCGAGGGCCACGCGTACGAGGTCGTGCAGGACGGCCGTGCCTTCCCAGGCGGCCCGGTCCCCGTGGGTGAGCGCGGCGATCCGCCGGGCGGCGTCCATGGTCGGCTCCCGCCCGGCGGGGGCGAAGTACACCGCCGAGGTCGAGGCGCGCATCAGGGAACCATTGCCCGCCGCCCGTGCGGTGTCCTGGAAGTGCAGCGCGGCTGCCAGGTCCCACGCGTCGCCGCTCGCCAGCACGCTCCTCGTCTGCAGCCCGATGTCCTTGGGGCCCCCGGCCGCCCAGCGCCGGAACCGGCCGAAGACGTCGGGGAGTTCGAGTCCGCCGCAGTCCAGCAGGGATTCCCCGACCAGCACGGCCATCTGCGTGTCGTCGGTGGCCTCGCCCGGATCCCAGCCGCCGCCACCGCGCATCTCCTCGCCCCGGGCGCTCAACTGCCCGGCGGGGCCGAACTCGTAGGGCGCGCCGAGCGCGTCCCCGGCCGCAGAGCCGAGCACGGCTCCGGCGGCACGGTCGGTCCGGGTGGTCACGGGGTCTCCTCCCGCGGTCCGGGGCACACGCGGTCCAGCACCCCGCGCGCGAAGGCGTCCAGGTCGGTGAGGCCGGCCGCGGCCAGGGTGGCAGGAGCGCCCGCCAGGAGGTGGGGGACGGCTCCGTGCAGCGCGAGGGTGAGGGTGCGGGCCTGCTCCGGACCGGCCGGCAGGCCGGCGGCGGCCAGCAGGTGGCCGAACGCCGCGAAGTCCGCCGCCGCGATGGGGTCCAGGAGCTCGGCCAGCCACGGCCTTCGGGTCGCCTCGGCCTGGAGCTCCAGGTACGCCACCATGCGGGGCCGCCCGGGTCCGGCCGTATCGCGGAGCAGTCCGGCGAGCAGCGCGGCGAGTGCGGCCCGGTCGGCGGGTCCGGGTCCGGCCCCCGCGAGCCCGTCGGCCAGTGCCCGGTACTGCTCCAGGCAGCGCCCGGCGACCGCCTGCAGCAGCGCGTCACGGGTCGGGAAGTAGTTCTTGGCCGTACCGAGCGGCACGTCGGCCGCCGCGTCGACGGCCCGGTGCGTCAGGCCCCGCCCGCCCGCCTCGGCGAGCACCGCGATGGCCGCGTCCCGCAGCCGGTCCCTTCGGTCCTGGTTCACGTTGCCAGCATAACCACGCCCGTGGTACCACAGGTGTAGCACCACGGGTGTGGTGGTTCGGTGGGAGTGGTCAGAGCGGGGGCGTGCCGTGGACGTGAGTGCCGGGGTCAGGGCTGGGCGAGGGGGCTCGGCGGTGGTCGTCGGCGCCGGGGTCGGTGGCCTCGCCACCGCCATCGGTCTGCGCAGGGCCGGATGGGCGGTGACCGTTCTGGAGCGCCGGGTCGAGTCGGAGCGGTACGGCACCGCCCTCGGCATCCACCCCGCGGCCCAGGAGGCCCTCGACCGGCTCGGCCTCGGCGGGGTGCTCCGGGCGCGCGCGGTCCCGTACCGCGACGCGCAGATCCGGCGGCCCGACGGCCGGGTCCTGGCCGCGCTTCCGCTGGAGCGGATCGAGCGCAGGGCGGGCCGGCCCGAACTCCTCATCTCACGGCCCTACTTGATCGACGCGCTGCTCGCCGAACTCGCGCTGCTCGGGGGCGCGGAGATCGCGTACGGCCGGGCCTACGAGGCTTCGGCCGCGCGGGGCGCGGACCTCCTCGTCGGCGCCGACGGGATCAACAGCGCGGTCCGCGCCGAGCGTTTCGAGGGCGTGAGCCGGCCGCGCGAGCTCCGCTCCACGGCCTGGATCGGCACCGCCGGATTCGAGACCGGCGTCTACGGCGAGACCTGGGGCCGGGGCCGCTTCTTCGGGATGACCCCGGTCGAACCCGGCCGCACCAACTGGTACGCCACCGTGCCCGAGGCAACCACCGCCCAGGAACTGCGAGCCGCCTTCGCCGACTGGCACGACCCCATCCCGCGCGTGCTCGCCGACACCGACCCGCAGACCTGGATCCGCTACCGGATGCGCCACCTGTACCCGGCGCTGCCCTCCTTCACCCGCACGGCCCCGACCGGACCGGTGGCCCTGGTCGGCGACGCGGCGCACGCCATGACGCCGAACCTCGGCCAGGGCGCCTGCACCGCGCTCCTCGACGCGGAGGCGCTCACCCGGGCCGTTGCCGCCCGCGGACCCGGCGGCCTGCCCGCCGCGCTGCGCGCGTACGAAGGCGAGCGCCGTCGCAGTGCGCAGCGGGTGGCGTTCGGCTCCCGGACCCTGCACCGCTTCATGACGGTCCGCCGCCCGGCCCTGCGGGACGCGCTCGTCGGCCTGCTGCCCGGTTAGCGAGGCCCGGTCGGCCTAGGCGGTCGGGGTCGCGGCCAGTCGGCGTTCCGCTTCTTCTCCCGAGACGTCCTCCAGGTGGGTCAAGAAGATCCACGTGTGTCCGTACGGGTCGCGCAGGTGGGCCGTGCGGTCGCCGTGGAACTGGTCCGCGGGCTCCTGCAGCACTTCCGCGCCCGCCGCCGCGGCCGTCCGGACGAGGTCGTCCACGTCCGCGACGAACACGTGCAGCGCCACCGACGTCCCGCCGAGCGCGGTCGGGGCGGTGAAGCCGCCGCCGGCCGTGTCGCCGAGCATCAGTACCGCCCCGCCGACCCGTATCTCCGCGTGGATGACTCCGCCGCCCGGTGCGTCCAGCCGGAACTCCTCCACCGCCCCGAAGGCCCGTGCGTAGAAATCCAGGGCGCCGACCGCGTCGGCCACCATGATGTGCGGCACCACCGCCGTGCGATAGCGCTCCGGGATCGTCCGTCCTGACACCTCTGCCGCCTCGATGTTCGTCATGTCCGTGACCGTAGGACCTCAAGCGCGATTCAGGTCAAGAAGCCGGTGGCGTCCCTGCGGAACGTGAGTACGCTGCTACACATGACGGGTCACCCCCCGGGGCCGCTCTGGACGGGCCGGGCCTCCAACCGCGTGCAGTGGATCCTCGCCGGAGCCGGCGCGGCCTGTCTCGCGCTGGGCATCGAGCTCGCCGTCGACCACGCCTGGGGCGCCGGCATCGTGGCGCTGCTCATGGCGGTGATCGGCTGCCTCGCCGCGGGCCTGCTCATCCTCTTCGGCACCCTCGCCTTCGTGCACGTCGCCGTCACCGTCGACGTCGAGGCCATCGAGGTGCGCTGCGGGCACATCGGGCTGCCGCGCCGCAGGATCCGGCTCACGGACGTGGAGGCCGCCGAGTACGTGCCGCGGATCACCCCGCAGCAGTGGGGCGGCTGGGGCTACCGCTGGCGTCCCGAGCGCGGCACCGCCGTCATCGTCCGGCGCGGGGAAGGCCTGGAACTGAGGCTCGGCGACGGCAAGCTCTTCACCGTCACGGTCGACGACGCGGAGAGCGCGGTCCGGGTGATCCGCACCCATCTGCGCGCGCTGGCCCACTGACTCCGTCACCTGCACAGCGAGGGGACGTACACTCCGCCAGATGAGCAGCAGTGCGACCCGCGCGGCCGGGAACGATGCCGGAAACCAACCGCGAGGGCAGACGGAAGCGGAAGCGGTGGACGGCGTGCGGACGCAAGCGTCCGGGGCAGGGGCCGTGGCGGGTTCCCCCGCGCGGCGGTGGGCCGGACGGCTGGCGCGGCCCGGGCTCGCCGTCCTGTCCGGAGTGCTCCTCTACCTCAGCTTCCCGCCCCGCCCCCTGTGGTGGCTGGCCCCCCTCGCCCTGGCCCTGCTCGGCTGGTGCCTGTACGGGCGCCGCGCGCGGGCCGGTTTCGGCCTCGGCGTGCTGCACGGGCTCGGCTTCCTGCTGCCGCTGCTCGTCTGGACCGGCGAGGGCGTCGGCCCGGTGCCGTGGCTGGCGCTCGTCACCCTCGAATCCCTGCTGATGGGCCTCACCACCCTCGGCATCGCCCTCGTCAGCCGGCTCCCCGGCTGGCCGCTGTGGGGCGCCGCCGTTTGGATCGGCGGCGAGGCACTGCGCGCCCGGGCCCCCTTCGGGGGCTTCCCCTGGGGCAAGCTCGCCTTCGGCCAGCCCGACGGCGTCTTCCTGCCGCTCGCCGCGCTCGGCGGCACCCCGCTGCTCTCCTTCGCCGTGGCCCTGTGCGGATTCGGGCTGTACGAGGTCCTGCGTGTCGGCGCCGACACCCGCCGGGCCACCGCCGCGCTGCTCGCCGCCACCGCCGTGGCCGTCCCGCTCGCCGGGGCGCTGGCGGCCAAGCCGCTGGTGTCCGACGCGGCCGAGGACGGCACCGTGGTGGCCGCCGTCATCCAGGGCAACGTCCCGCGCGCCGGGTTCGACTTCAACGCCCAGCGCCGCCAGGTCCTGGACAACCACGCCAACCGCACGATCCAGCTCGCCGAGGACATCAAGCTCGGCAAGGTCGCGAAGCCCGACTTCGTCGTCTGGCCGGAGAACTCCTCCGACATCGACCCGTTCACCGAACCCGACGCCTACGGCGTCATCGACAACGCGGTCAAGACCATCGGGGTGCCCGTCGCCATCGGCTCCGTACTGGCCCCGGAGACCGGCCCGCTGCGCAACACGATGATCCTGTGGGACCCGGTCAAGGGCCCCGTGGACACCTACGACAAGCGGAAGATCCAGCCCTTCGGCGAGCGCATCCCGATGCGCTCCTTCGTCCGGCTCTTCAGCTCCGACGTGGACCGGGTGCGGCGCGACTTCGGCCCCGGCAAGGAACCCGGCGTCTTCGACATGGCGGGCAGCGGAGTCGGCATGGTCACCTGCTACGAAGCCGCCTTCGACGACGCCGTCCGCTCCACCGTCCGGGCCGGCGCCCAGGTCATCGCGGTGCCCAGCAACAACGCCACCTTCGGCCGCACCGAGATGACCTACCAGCAGCTCGCCATGGACCGGGTCCGGGCCGTGGAGCACAGCCGGACCGTACTGGTCCCCGTCACCAGCGGGGTCAGCGCGGTGATCCGCCCCGACGGCGAGATCGTCCAGCAGACGAAGCTGTTCACGGCCGACGCCCTGGTCGCGGAGATTCCGCTGCGCTCCACCGAAACGCCCGCCACCCGTTTCGGTCCGCTCGCCGAGTACCTCCTGCTGGCCGTGGCCGCCGCCGGACTCGGCTGGACGTTCGTACGCCGGATGCGCAGGGCCTCGTAAGGTCGCGGGGCCTCGTAAGGTCGGGGAATGACCACACCTGACTTCATCCGTACCCTGCGCGCCACCGCCGGTCACCAGTTGCTGCTGCTGCCGGGGGTGACCGCCGTCGTCGTCGACGAGCGGGGGCGGGTCCTGCTGGGCCGTCGCGCCGACACCGGACGGTGGTCGGTCGTCGGCGGGATCGCGGAGCCCGGCGAGCAGCCGGCCGACACGGCGGTGCGCGAGGTGTACGAGGAGACGGCGGTGCGGTGCGTACCGGAGCGCGTGGTGCTGGTGCAGATGCTCCCGCCGATGACCTACCCGAACGGGGACGTCTGCCAGTTCCAGGACATCACCTTCCGCTGCCGGGCCACGGGCGGGGAGGCGCGGGTCAACGACAACGAGTCGCTGGAGGTGGCCTGGTTCGAGCCGGACGCGCTGCCGGAGCCGCTGGAGTCCTTCGCGGTGGACCGGATCCGTCAGGCCCTGCGGGACGAGCCGACCTGGTTCGAGGCCGCCGCCCCGGTGGGCCTCGGCACCTGACCGCCCCGGCCCCGGCGGGCCGGGCTCAGCCGTTGCCGGAGGCCTCGCGGTAGAGCTCCACGGCCTGTTCGCCCATGACCGCGCTGTACGAGACCTCCGGCACGGTCCCGCCGCCCTCGTAGCCTCCGAGTACCCCCGCCAGTGCGCCGTCGACGAGCCAGGGGCTGCCGCTGGTGCCGCCGGTGAGGGCCGGGCATTCGATGCGGCGCTGGGTCCCGGAGAACAGGGTCGTGGTGTTGGCGCAGTACAGCGGGGACTCGCTGCGGCTCGGATAGCCCACGAGGGACACCGTGGCGTCGGCCGTCTGCTCGGCCGCGACCGGGAAGCCCCCGACCACGTCCTCGATCTGCCGTCCGACCGACTGTCCGTCTTCCGACTGTCCGTCTTCCGACTGCCAGTCGTCCGACTGCCCGCCGTCCAGCGGGGCCACCGTCGCGAAGGCGATGTCGGCGTCGGGGTCCTCGCCTTCCGTCCAGCCCGGGGCCACGTACACGCCGGTCAGCTTCCACAGGCCGTACGGGGCCGCGCCGTCGCGGTAGCCCGGGGCGAACACGGTGGTGTCGGGGCTGCCCAGGCAGTGCGCGGCGGTGACGATCACATCGCGGTCCCGGCTGCGCACCACGGAGGCGGTGCAGAAGTGGCCGCCGTCGAGCCCGCCCGCGAAGAGCGCGCCGACCCGCCCGGCCGTCTCGTCGGCGGAGGCCGTGACGGTGACGCCGAGCGGCGGTTCGGCCGGTGCGTCGGGGGAGTCGACGCCGAGCAGGGCCGCCATGGTGGCCAGGGCGAGCAGGATCCGCGCAGCGCGCCGGTCGCGGGCACGGGCGCGGGAGCGGCGGTCCGGTCGGGAGGGGAGGCGCTGGATCATGCTCCGAGCCTCACGGGGCAACCTGTGACCGGAGCCGGGGAATCCGTATGAATCCGCTGTGAATCGTCCGAGGAGGCCGACGAGCCCCTTCACGGGCCGGATCGGCTCCGCCCCCGGCCCGGATCGCGCGCCGGCCCGGACAGCGCGCCCACGAGGAGGGCATCGCCTACGATCCCGATCCGCTGCCGGAGGACCCCATCGAGTTGACCTACGAGGAGTTCCTCGACGGGGTCGTACGGATGCGCGAGCGCGGGGTGGCCCTGGCACGCGATCCGGAGCAGGCCTGGCCGCACTTCCGCGGCCGGCGCGTCGACTACGAGGCGGTCGCCTACGCCTTGGCCCACCGCATCGACGCGGTGCCCGCGCCCTGGTCCGGACGCCGCCGCGGGGGCCCCGTCGAGGTCCCCACCCCGGTGGACCGCAAGCGGGCGGACGGATAGCCGGACGGATGGCCGGACGGCCTGCCAGGCGCTGCGCCGTCAGTCGCGCCGCTCGTACACCGTCACCCGGCGGCCGCGGACCTCCCGGTCCTCCACCACGGTGAACTCGGCCCGCAGGACGGCCGCCTTCGCCCGGTCGGCCGGGGAGCCCGAGGGCTTCGCCGCCTTCCGCGAGTCCGTCACCAGGAGGACCCGCCGCTGCTCCCGCAGGGCCGCCGAGATCCGTGCCGGGTCGGCCTCCTCGCCCTTGAGGGTGCCCGACTCGGCGGGGCCGCGGGACAGCGCGATGTCCTTCAGGCCGGCGAACGCCCCGGGCGAGACCAGTGCGGTGTCCCGCCGGGCCGCCGGGACGAAGAGCACCGCGTCGCCGTCCCGCTTCAGCGCGGACACCTCCCCGGCCACCGCCAGGACGTCGTCCACCCGGCTGGCCGGAGACCGGTCGGCCAGGGCCACGGGCAGCAGCGCCGCCGCCGAGACCGCGACCACGACCGGCACGAGTGCGCCCGAGGCCTTCGGGTACCGGGGCGCGAGGGCCCGTACGGCCGCGCCCAGCGCCGCACCGATCAGCAGGGCCAGACCCAGCATGGAGAACAGCACGTACCGGTCCAGGAACAGCGGCTGGATCAGGGAGGCGGCGGCCAGCCCCAGCAGGGGCACCGCCAGCAGCGGCAGCCCGACCGAGGCCGCCGTCAGCCGGGCGGGGAGACCGGTGCGCGGCCCGTTCCCGCGGTCCGCCCACGCGCCGAGCGCGCCGACCGCCAGCAGGACGCCCGGGCCGATCATCATGTGCCAGGTCAGCGGCGGTATCCAGGAGACCTGGCCGGACTGGGTCCGGCTGAACAGGATCAGCGGCAGCGCCCCCGCCACGGCCGCCGCCGAGGCGAGCAGCCAGGGCGCCACGACACCGCGCCGGGCCCGCGCCCACCACAGGGTCACCGCGTGGGCGGGCAGGATCAGCAGGGAGAACCAGTTCAGCAGGGCGCAGACCAGCACGAGAGCCCCGTACGCCGTCCAGCGCGGCAGGGTCCGCCACCGCCCGGGATCGGTTCCGGTGCCCGCGATCAAAGAGACCAGGAGCAGGGTCGACAGTCCGGCCCCGCCCGCGATCAGGGCGTAGGACCGGCCCTCCTGGAGCTGGAACTGCACGGCCGGCAGCAGCCCGAGGGCCAGCCCGCCGCCCAGCCCGGCCCACGGGCCCGCCAGCCGGCGCCCGATCAGCGCCACACAGGCGGCGGCGACCGCCACCGCCAGCACCGAGGGGAGGCGCAGGGTGGTCGTGCTCGCCCCGAACACCTCGAAGAGCACGTGCATCAGCAGGTAGTACAGGCCGTGGACCGCGTCCACATTCCCGAGGAGCTGCCAGATCTCAGCGGGGGAGCGCTCCGCCACCTGCCAGGTCGCCGCCTCGTCCCGCCACACGCTGTTCTGCCGGGAAAGTCCCCACAGGCCGAGCGCCAGGGTCCAGAGGACCGGAGCCAGCCATATGGGATACGGCCGTCGGATGCCGGTGGATATGTGGGAAGTCATGAAGGCGTACGGATCCTCGGGCATCAGTTCGGGCAGAAACCACCAGTCTATGGACGATACGGAGGGTTCCCGGACCGGGTGTTGTGCACGACGGAGCGTGATCAACGGGCCCGTCCGCCCCTAGCCTCGCGGCAGCAAGGTGCGCAACCGGCACGCGGCAGGCACGCAGGAGCACGAACGAGGGGCGGTACCCGGTGAACTGGCTGATCCACGACTACCGCGAGAGCGATCTCGCGGCCGTTGTCCATCTGATCGACACCACGGCCGAACTCGGCCAGGAGTCGGTCTTCTCACTCGCCGAATGCATCAGCGCCCTCACCGACCGGCAGCCCTGCGTGGTCGCCGTCCACCAGGGCGTCCCCATCGGCGCCGCCCTCGCCTGCGTCACCGGCGAACGCGCCTGGGTCATGCGCATCGCCATCGCCGCCGGCTGGCGCGGCCGCGGCCTGGCCAGCGCGCTGCTCGTGGAGCTGGAGCGGCGGCTCATCGCCGCCCGCGTCGGGCGCATCGCGTACGTCCTGCCCGAGGAGGACCTGCTCGGCGAGGGCCTGCTCAACGCCGGCTACACCCGCCAGCCCGCCGTCGCCTACTTCGAGAAGACCGAGCCCCTGCACGGCCCGGCCGCCGGCCTCCTGGACGACCTCGGCGGCCGCTTCCTGCCGAACGACCTGTGGACCAAGGTCGCCGGCATGGAGACGGAGAAGGACCTCATCGAGCGCCGCGTGGTGCTGCCGCTCGCCGAGCCCGAGCGGGCCGCCGCGCACGGGGTGCGCCCGCCGCGCGCCATCACCCTCTTCGGCCCGCCCGGTACCGGCAAGACCACCTTCGCCCGGGCCATCGCCTCCCGCCTCGGCTGGCCCTTCGTGGAACTGCTGCCCTCCCGCCTCGCCGACGAGGGGAACCTCGCGGCGGCGCTGCGCGACGCGTTCGCCCGCATCGCCGAGCTGGAACGGGTGCTCGTCTTCATCGACGAGGTCGAGGAGATCGCGCCCGTGCGCACCGAACCGGCCCAGCCCGGCGGGATCCACGGGGTGACCAACGAACTGCTCAAGCTGATACCCGGCTTCCGCGAGGGCGACGAACGGCTGCTGGTCTGCGCGACGAACTCCATCCGCTCCCTCGACCCGGCCTTCCTGCGCCCCGGCCGCTTCGACTACCTGATCCCGATCGGCACCCCGGACGCGGGCGCGCGCGCCGCGATCTGGGCCCGGTACACGGCGGGCCGTCCCGATGTGGACGTGGCGGCGCTGGTCGAGGCGAGCGAGCTGTTCACCCCGGCCGACATCGAGCACGCGGCAAGGATCGCGGCGCAGGTGTCCTTCGAGCGGGACCTGGAGGCGGTGGGCGCGCGCGGCGCGGCGGCGGCCCAACTGGGCGCGAGCACGCAGGACTACCTGGCGGCGGTGGCGCAGTGCCGGCCGACGGTGACCCCGGCGATGACGGGGGAGTTCGCGGCGGACATCACCGCGCACGCCCGCTTCTGAGGAAGAAGCGCTCCGAGCTGCCCGCCACGGACGGGCAGGCAAGACGGCCCGCAGCCACTCCCCAAAGCGGCTGCGGGCCTCCCGCGCGGACTTGGCATCCGTGCGGGACGGCCACGTTCCGTTGGGGTGTATCGCCGGCTGGAACGTGGCAGCAAGGGTGCCGTGAGGGCCATCCCTGATGCCCTCGCCAACACATTCGAGTCAACCAGGGGCGGGGGTGGCGGCGCCTCGGCCGCACGGCCACGATCGCCCCGCCGGAAGGACCGGGTTGAGGGGCCGGGCCGCCGGCCGAAAGGAGGACGGAGCAGGGACCTGGGCCGGGGCCGAGGGCCGGGGTTAGGGTCGGGCCATGGCCTTCGTCGTCTTCATGACCCTTCCGGGGCTGGCGCTGCTGCTCACCGCCGTCGCCTTCCTCGACCTCGTGCTGGAGCGCGCGGGCCGCGCCGGTGTACTGCCCTGGCGGTGGAACGGCCGCCAGGGGCAGATGTCCGCGACCGGCTTCGAGCAACTGCACGCGAGCTTCTCGCCGGGCAAGCAGAACGAGCTCAAGGAGCGGCAGAGCGCCCTGGTCATGCGCGACGACGAGGAGGACGGCGCCCCGCCCCGGTCCCGTGTCGACCTCGACGGCGGGCTCGCGGTGATCCGCATGCCCGCTGCCTCCCCCGCTACGGGCGGCAGCGGTACGTGAACTCCGCCGCGGCCGTGTGCCGTACGGGCGAGACGAGTTCGAGCTCGGCCTTCGCGGGGTAGGTGCCCGCGCCCTGGAAGGTCCACAGCAGGTGCAGGCGGGCCTCCTTGCGGCCGCTCGGCACGCGTTCGGTGAGCTGCTCGGAGCGGGTGCCGTCACTGCGCAGCCAGCGGTACGTGAGGGTCCCCGGCCGCCCGTTGGTCTGCACGACCGCCACCACGTCGGCGGTGCCGTCGCAGCCCGGACCCTTGGCATCGGTGGTGACCGCCACGTCCCGGACCTCCAGGGCCGGGCCGTAGCGCTGCCAGCCCAGGTAGCACAGGACCCCGATCAGGACCACGGCGGCCAGGGTGTAGCGCCGCCATTCGCCTGGCCGGCGGCGTGTGCGGGGTACCGGGGCGACCGGGAACGGCAGCGGGAGGGCGGCCGTCACCCCCGGTCCGAAGCGCAGCACGGACCCCTCGACGCGGTCCGGCACGGCACCCACCGGCACGTCGAACCGTGCGGTCGCGTCGGTGCCTGCGGTCGCGCCCGTGCGTTCGGTCGCGCCGGCGCCGTCGAGCCGCTCG harbors:
- the lnt gene encoding apolipoprotein N-acyltransferase — encoded protein: MSSSATRAAGNDAGNQPRGQTEAEAVDGVRTQASGAGAVAGSPARRWAGRLARPGLAVLSGVLLYLSFPPRPLWWLAPLALALLGWCLYGRRARAGFGLGVLHGLGFLLPLLVWTGEGVGPVPWLALVTLESLLMGLTTLGIALVSRLPGWPLWGAAVWIGGEALRARAPFGGFPWGKLAFGQPDGVFLPLAALGGTPLLSFAVALCGFGLYEVLRVGADTRRATAALLAATAVAVPLAGALAAKPLVSDAAEDGTVVAAVIQGNVPRAGFDFNAQRRQVLDNHANRTIQLAEDIKLGKVAKPDFVVWPENSSDIDPFTEPDAYGVIDNAVKTIGVPVAIGSVLAPETGPLRNTMILWDPVKGPVDTYDKRKIQPFGERIPMRSFVRLFSSDVDRVRRDFGPGKEPGVFDMAGSGVGMVTCYEAAFDDAVRSTVRAGAQVIAVPSNNATFGRTEMTYQQLAMDRVRAVEHSRTVLVPVTSGVSAVIRPDGEIVQQTKLFTADALVAEIPLRSTETPATRFGPLAEYLLLAVAAAGLGWTFVRRMRRAS
- a CDS encoding NUDIX hydrolase, which encodes MTTPDFIRTLRATAGHQLLLLPGVTAVVVDERGRVLLGRRADTGRWSVVGGIAEPGEQPADTAVREVYEETAVRCVPERVVLVQMLPPMTYPNGDVCQFQDITFRCRATGGEARVNDNESLEVAWFEPDALPEPLESFAVDRIRQALRDEPTWFEAAAPVGLGT
- a CDS encoding trypsin-like serine peptidase, whose protein sequence is MIQRLPSRPDRRSRARARDRRAARILLALATMAALLGVDSPDAPAEPPLGVTVTASADETAGRVGALFAGGLDGGHFCTASVVRSRDRDVIVTAAHCLGSPDTTVFAPGYRDGAAPYGLWKLTGVYVAPGWTEGEDPDADIAFATVAPLDGGQSDDWQSEDGQSEDGQSVGRQIEDVVGGFPVAAEQTADATVSLVGYPSRSESPLYCANTTTLFSGTQRRIECPALTGGTSGSPWLVDGALAGVLGGYEGGGTVPEVSYSAVMGEQAVELYREASGNG
- a CDS encoding ATP-binding protein, encoding MNWLIHDYRESDLAAVVHLIDTTAELGQESVFSLAECISALTDRQPCVVAVHQGVPIGAALACVTGERAWVMRIAIAAGWRGRGLASALLVELERRLIAARVGRIAYVLPEEDLLGEGLLNAGYTRQPAVAYFEKTEPLHGPAAGLLDDLGGRFLPNDLWTKVAGMETEKDLIERRVVLPLAEPERAAAHGVRPPRAITLFGPPGTGKTTFARAIASRLGWPFVELLPSRLADEGNLAAALRDAFARIAELERVLVFIDEVEEIAPVRTEPAQPGGIHGVTNELLKLIPGFREGDERLLVCATNSIRSLDPAFLRPGRFDYLIPIGTPDAGARAAIWARYTAGRPDVDVAALVEASELFTPADIEHAARIAAQVSFERDLEAVGARGAAAAQLGASTQDYLAAVAQCRPTVTPAMTGEFAADITAHARF
- a CDS encoding DUF6191 domain-containing protein, yielding MAFVVFMTLPGLALLLTAVAFLDLVLERAGRAGVLPWRWNGRQGQMSATGFEQLHASFSPGKQNELKERQSALVMRDDEEDGAPPRSRVDLDGGLAVIRMPAASPATGGSGT